The nucleotide window TATGTTAATTAATAGTAGAAACAATATCACTTGTCTACAAATATAGTGAATTAAATAGTACAACAAAGATACTTCGATCTGAAAAAACCAAATGCTGTATTTGAAAACCAATGTCTCTTCCATTCTATTTTTTCTCTCCGTCAATGGAGATGGGTATTCATGAGAACATTAGATCAGGGATCCCGAGTGCTAGTCTAtactatatataatcctttcCATCAAAAATTAACTCCACTTTTAACATACCTATTAGAATTAATAtagaattcaaataataatattatagatcactatatttatataaatttgtaaaacAAAACTGAATTAgatttaaactatataaaaaaaaaactaattgaaagattagttttttattatttattcatggTTATacgagagaatatatatatacacgcacaTTTGTCATAGTATAAGTGACTATTGGACTTATAATCAGCTTGATTTTAAAGCAGGGAATTTTGGTTCACAATGGCACTGGAACATGCTCAGAATAAATCTCAAGAATAATACTATGAAGgataatgagaagaagaagcaagctACTTGTGCCAAATAACCTGAGAGATAATCCACAAGATATGCTTCTTTTGAGTGAGTGGTAGGAAACTCTAGATTTGATAATGCTATCAAACAAACAGGCCAACCAAACAATGCAGAGAATCTAGCAACAGTATCTGCAAGTGCTGTGCAACCACTTCAAAAGTTTCAcattttatttgttcatttatttctGCAATCCTCTAACAACAGCAATGTCACAGAAATTGGAGAATTTTGTTGCCTATCAATGCTGGGAAATTGACCCATGAAATATGTAAACTACCATGCAAGCATTTTTGTAAGTTCAAAGTGCATCTGACTTGTTTACTTTCCATTTCCATTCAGCTGTgttttcaaatcaaattcacTTTACAACCAATTTGCAAACGCATGAACTGATCAAAACAAGTGCTTTGATGTAAAGCTTTGGCAATGGTAACAGGTGCAATGTTTATTCCTTGGTAAAGTAAAGCTACAAAGTTCAGCCTCCAAAGACATCACTAGAAGTTTGCAGAATAAAACAGAGAACCTTGAAAAgccattaataattaatttaatgcaCATGCATCCCTGTGATCAATTCCTTCTCTAGAAGAACAACCATGgcaaagaataaaaagatatatgcTTCCTTGTCATCTCCCAATAAGAAGGAAGTAGGTAGATAAGATTGAAGAAGGTATACTCAATGGCATATTCTACAATGCTTCACAACTACCCACTTAATCAATGGCATTTCACTTGGCCTACAAGACTTGCAATAAGTAATGGGCATCAACCAAACCTGCCAATATTTGATTCATAATACCACACCAAACTTTAAAATACATAATACAACAAGGACCACAAACTTTGCAGAAAAAGAACCAACAAACCCTTCCGTAtttaaaatgagaaagaaagcACATCAGTGCTTCACCAATCAAtgcaagaagaaagaaagagtacAAGAGACAGGACCATAGTTTGTGATTGAGAACAACCCCACCACCTTCATCTTTATTATTATCTGCTCACCATAGACAAGATTTACAAGCTGTTGTTTTgataacaaaagaatgaaatgaaCATAAATctcacatctctctctctctctctctctctctctctgaggTGGTACTCccccatatattttttttttttggttatctACACCTCTGGAGAATTGCTTCCCTACATCAAAAAGACAATGTACTCAATTTACATACAACACGTATTCAGTTCCCCACATCAAAATACTCTTGTATAGCTCTATCACTGCTGATTCTTGCATCAAGGTTGAAGTTTACAAAGTTTACTCTTTTAGACCGTTGATGACAGCCTGGTTTTGATGGGCTTTAGCTTTATACCCATGCTTTCCGGTGATAGAAGCTCCGGGGAGATGCATGTTGGGCTGAGTGGACTACGAGGGCTGCCAGTAAACTGATATGGCCTGTAGAGCCCGTATCCCATCAAGAAGTATTCCATAGGAATCAACATGGCATGGGGTTGCTCCTCTGTAACCACTGATCCGCATGCCTGAACCTGAGAATTCATTGGAGTATAAAACATTTCCATTTATATGGGTGTCATATTCACCTTACATGGATGTGGGTATGAATGGATCTTCTAATTAAAGAAATACCTCAACTAACGCACTAAATCTTCTGTCCAGTTTTGTGGTCATGTGGAGAGCCTCGGAATGAAAAGGCGAGTTTTCACCAACAAATATTAGTGTTCGGCATTGCAGTTTCTTCAGCCGTTCCGTAAGATCATATCTCCTGTTAGAATTCACAAGCAAGGTCTTACTAGTTAAGAGTGTTTCACAGGCCTAGTCGATAGTGAATTCACATAATTTGTTGAGGGTGTACCCATTAATAGCTTGAAGAAAGCGCCAGACATTTAAACCTTGCTTCTCATCCAGTAACTGCAGGCAAGACGCAAAGACGATTgtcatgaatttaaaaaattgtatttcaGCCTACACACGTAGAGCAAGAAACAAAGGGAATTGAAACTAACACTTCTGCAGGCCTGAACAATATCTGATTCATGAACCTGGGCACTACCCCGAACTTCCtgccaacaaaacaaaaataactcacacaacaaaaaaatggaaacCCAAAACACCACACAATACAGTGAAACAATAAGAACCAACCTTGCTGAAATAACGTTGAAGTAGGCATTCTTTAACCAAGCTGCACATCCCATAGAAGTAGAGCAAATTTGACATGACCTGAAACATTACCATTTTATTCATCTATTATGAGTTAAACTGTTGATTAACtcataaataaattcataaatgaaGGCATTGAAGAAGACCTTATAATACAGCCATTCCGTCCATGACGGTGCTTTACATAAGGGGGATACAAGCATCAATCCAATAACACGCTCCCGATATTTTGTCTGCAAATAATGTTTGAAAGTTGCAAATCAGGAATCGTAGATAGAGAAGAAGCTGAGAAGGCTCTGAGGAACGGGACATACCGCAAAAAGGGTAAGTATGTAAGCACCAGCAGTGACTCCCAAGCACATTACTGCACCTAACCTGCAGAACaagaatcaaataaaaattcatgtcACATGATAAATTTAGAATTTATCAGAGAAAGCGGCATTTTGATTACCCAAAGAAGTCAAGTACACCCAAAACTTGATCTGCCAAGTCATCAACTGAAGGCACTGAATAATTGGGTGAAATCGAAGCAGCTCCCAACTG belongs to Dioscorea cayenensis subsp. rotundata cultivar TDr96_F1 chromosome 17, TDr96_F1_v2_PseudoChromosome.rev07_lg8_w22 25.fasta, whole genome shotgun sequence and includes:
- the LOC120281407 gene encoding protein NDL1-like; translated protein: MGESSGSVSIDVERISFGGKEHLIQTSHGPVSVAVYGDQDKPALITYPDVALNYMSCFQGLFFCPEAASLLLHNFCIYHINPPGHELGAASISPNYSVPSVDDLADQVLGVLDFFGLGAVMCLGVTAGAYILTLFATKYRERVIGLMLVSPLCKAPSWTEWLYYKVMSNLLYFYGMCSLVKECLLQRYFSKEVRGSAQVHESDIVQACRSLLDEKQGLNVWRFLQAINGRYDLTERLKKLQCRTLIFVGENSPFHSEALHMTTKLDRRFSALVEVQACGSVVTEEQPHAMLIPMEYFLMGYGLYRPYQFTGSPRSPLSPTCISPELLSPESMGIKLKPIKTRLSSTV